A stretch of Amycolatopsis balhimycina FH 1894 DNA encodes these proteins:
- a CDS encoding carbohydrate ABC transporter permease, with protein sequence MITLSDTARKPPVSVPPRVRFKRNWDKRLSYIATHAIGIALGVIFMLPILFVFLTAVMKSDQAMTASLWPSEWHFENFVTVFKKAPLLEYFGNSLLYSACATVGALLSAIPAAYGLAKLRWRGQNLFFMLTVAAMLLPPQVTVVPLYDLWVRMGLTGTLVPLIVPYFFFDAFSIFLLRQFFLTIPKDYIEAAKIDGCNEFQAMYRVLIPMAKPGIAATAMFCFLFTWNDYFGPLLYTGENQDHWPLSLAIASFRGMHHVEWNMTMAATALIMAPVIVLFVFAQKSFVKGITFTGVKG encoded by the coding sequence ATGATCACGCTGTCCGACACCGCGCGCAAGCCGCCGGTGTCCGTGCCGCCCCGCGTCCGGTTCAAGCGCAACTGGGACAAGCGGCTCTCCTACATCGCGACGCACGCGATCGGGATCGCCCTCGGCGTCATTTTCATGCTGCCGATCCTGTTCGTGTTCCTGACCGCGGTGATGAAGAGCGACCAGGCGATGACGGCGAGCCTGTGGCCGAGCGAATGGCACTTCGAGAACTTCGTGACGGTGTTCAAGAAGGCGCCGCTGCTGGAGTACTTCGGCAACAGCCTGCTGTATTCGGCGTGCGCGACCGTGGGCGCGCTGCTTTCGGCGATCCCGGCGGCCTACGGGCTGGCGAAACTGCGGTGGCGCGGGCAGAACCTGTTCTTCATGCTGACCGTGGCCGCGATGCTGCTGCCGCCGCAGGTCACCGTCGTCCCGCTGTACGACCTGTGGGTCCGGATGGGCCTCACCGGCACGCTGGTGCCGCTGATCGTGCCGTACTTCTTCTTCGACGCGTTCTCGATCTTCCTGCTGCGGCAGTTCTTCCTCACCATTCCGAAGGACTACATCGAAGCGGCGAAGATCGATGGCTGCAACGAGTTCCAGGCGATGTACCGGGTGCTCATCCCGATGGCCAAGCCGGGAATCGCGGCCACCGCGATGTTCTGCTTCCTGTTCACCTGGAACGACTACTTCGGCCCGCTGCTCTACACCGGCGAGAACCAGGACCACTGGCCGCTTTCGCTGGCGATCGCGTCCTTCCGCGGAATGCACCATGTCGAATGGAACATGACGATGGCCGCGACCGCGCTGATCATGGCGCCGGTGATCGTGCTGTTCGTGTTCGCGCAGAAGTCGTTCGTCAAGGGCATCACATTCACGGGGGTCAAGGGATGA
- a CDS encoding 6-phospho-beta-glucosidase has protein sequence MKLAVVGGGSTYTPELIDGIAGRRSTLDVDEIVLVDPDAYRVEAVGGFSRRLLEHAGHPAQVRTTQSLEEGVDGASAVLIQLRVGGQRARRSDETFPHACGCVGQETTGAGGLAKALRTVPVVLDIADRVRKIAGDDTWIVNFTNPVGIVTRALLNEGHRAVGLCNVAINLQRQFGKLLGVGADDVKLVHTGLNHLSWERGALVDGVDRLPELLEEHLDYLSHEVSVPGKWLRRMNVVPSYYLKYFYAHDEQVTKQRTERPRADVVSDVEEELLKIYLDPEQNTKPESLEKRGGAYYSEAAVQLVHALTAGGPAEEHVVNVRNDGTFPFLPDDAVIEARSTVDSKGAAPIPQPPVEQNFAGLIAATTSYEYLALEAALKGGRDRVADALLAHPLVGQYTKADTLADSLVQINREYLPWARG, from the coding sequence ATGAAACTGGCAGTCGTCGGTGGCGGGTCCACCTACACGCCGGAGCTGATCGACGGGATCGCCGGCCGCCGGTCCACTTTGGACGTCGACGAGATCGTGCTGGTCGACCCGGACGCCTACCGCGTCGAGGCCGTCGGCGGGTTCAGCCGGCGGTTGCTGGAGCACGCCGGCCACCCCGCGCAGGTCCGGACGACGCAGTCGCTGGAAGAAGGCGTCGACGGCGCTTCCGCCGTGCTGATCCAGCTGCGCGTCGGCGGGCAGCGGGCCCGACGGTCCGACGAGACGTTCCCGCACGCCTGCGGCTGCGTCGGCCAGGAGACGACCGGCGCGGGTGGCCTCGCGAAGGCGTTGCGCACGGTGCCGGTGGTCCTGGACATCGCCGACCGCGTCCGCAAGATCGCCGGCGACGACACGTGGATCGTCAACTTCACCAACCCGGTCGGCATCGTCACGCGCGCCCTGCTCAACGAGGGCCACCGCGCGGTGGGCCTGTGCAACGTCGCCATCAACCTGCAGCGCCAGTTCGGGAAGCTCCTGGGGGTCGGCGCGGACGACGTCAAGCTCGTCCACACCGGGCTCAACCACCTGAGCTGGGAGCGCGGCGCCCTCGTCGACGGCGTCGACCGGCTGCCCGAGCTGCTCGAGGAGCACCTGGACTACCTGTCCCACGAGGTCAGCGTGCCCGGGAAGTGGCTGCGACGGATGAACGTCGTGCCGTCGTACTACCTGAAGTACTTCTACGCGCACGACGAGCAGGTCACCAAGCAGCGCACCGAGCGGCCGCGCGCGGACGTCGTGTCCGACGTCGAGGAAGAACTGCTGAAGATCTACCTCGACCCGGAGCAGAACACGAAGCCGGAGTCCCTCGAAAAGCGCGGCGGCGCGTATTACTCCGAGGCGGCGGTGCAGCTCGTGCACGCGCTGACCGCGGGTGGCCCGGCCGAGGAGCACGTGGTGAACGTCCGCAACGACGGCACGTTCCCGTTCCTGCCGGACGACGCGGTCATCGAGGCTCGGTCCACTGTGGACTCGAAAGGCGCGGCGCCGATCCCGCAGCCGCCGGTCGAGCAGAACTTCGCCGGGCTCATCGCGGCGACGACGTCGTACGAGTACCTGGCGCTGGAGGCGGCGCTGAAGGGTGGCCGCGACCGCGTGGCCGATGCGCTGCTGGCGCACCCGCTGGTCGGCCAGTACACCAAGGCCGACACCCTGGCCGATTCGCTGGTGCAGATCAACCGCGAGTACCT